One stretch of Rathayibacter festucae DSM 15932 DNA includes these proteins:
- the guaA gene encoding glutamine-hydrolyzing GMP synthase, whose amino-acid sequence MLVVDFGAQYAQLIARRVREANVYSEIVPSGTTAAEIAAKSPVGIILSGGPSSVYEEGAPQLDPAIFDLGIPVLGICYGFQVMAKTLGGEVANTGLREYGATDASVTADGGVLLGDQPVDQTVWMSHGDQVSKAPAGFDVLASTGSTAVAAFGSDERRLYGVQWHPEVKHSAHGQAVIENFLHRAAGIPADWNSSNVIDDQVALIREQVGTGRVICGLSGGVDSAVAAAIVHRAVGDQLVCVFVDHGLLRKDERRQVEEDYVAATGVRLVTVDAREQFLDALAGVSDPEQKRKIIGREFIRTFEGAAEALVLEAQGEGTSIDFLVQGTLYPDVVESGGGTGAANIKSHHNVGGLPEDLQFALVEPLRTLFKDEVRAIGRELGLPEAIVGRQPFPGPGLGIRIVGEVTQERLDLLQEADAIVRAELTAAGLDGEIWQCPVVLLADVRSVGVQGDGRTYGHPIVLRPVSSEDAMTADWTRLPYDLLARISNRITNEVSGVNRVVLDVTSKPPGTIEWE is encoded by the coding sequence GTGCTCGTCGTCGACTTCGGCGCCCAGTACGCGCAGCTGATCGCGCGGCGCGTCCGCGAGGCGAACGTGTACTCCGAGATCGTCCCGTCCGGCACGACGGCAGCGGAGATCGCCGCCAAGTCGCCGGTCGGGATCATCCTGTCCGGCGGTCCCTCGAGCGTGTACGAGGAGGGGGCGCCGCAGCTCGACCCCGCGATCTTCGACCTCGGCATCCCCGTGCTGGGCATCTGCTACGGCTTCCAGGTGATGGCCAAGACGCTCGGCGGCGAGGTCGCGAACACCGGGCTCCGTGAGTACGGCGCGACCGACGCGTCCGTCACGGCCGACGGCGGTGTGCTCCTCGGCGACCAGCCCGTCGACCAGACGGTCTGGATGAGCCACGGCGACCAGGTCTCGAAGGCACCCGCCGGCTTCGACGTGCTCGCCTCGACCGGCTCGACCGCCGTCGCCGCGTTCGGCAGCGACGAGCGCCGCCTCTACGGCGTGCAGTGGCACCCCGAGGTCAAGCACTCCGCGCACGGCCAGGCCGTCATCGAGAACTTCCTGCACCGCGCCGCCGGCATCCCCGCCGACTGGAACTCCTCCAACGTCATCGACGACCAGGTCGCGCTGATCCGCGAGCAGGTCGGCACCGGCCGCGTCATCTGCGGTCTGTCCGGCGGCGTCGACTCCGCCGTCGCCGCCGCGATCGTGCACCGCGCGGTCGGCGACCAGCTGGTCTGCGTCTTCGTGGACCACGGCCTGCTCCGCAAGGACGAGCGCCGCCAGGTCGAGGAGGACTACGTCGCCGCCACGGGTGTGCGCCTGGTCACCGTCGACGCGCGCGAGCAGTTCCTCGACGCGCTCGCCGGCGTCAGCGATCCCGAGCAGAAGCGCAAGATCATCGGCCGCGAGTTCATCCGCACCTTCGAGGGCGCCGCCGAGGCGCTCGTGCTCGAGGCGCAGGGCGAGGGCACGTCGATCGACTTCCTCGTGCAGGGCACGCTCTACCCCGACGTCGTCGAGTCGGGCGGCGGCACCGGCGCCGCGAACATCAAGTCGCACCACAACGTCGGCGGCCTCCCCGAGGACCTGCAGTTCGCGCTCGTCGAGCCGCTGCGCACCCTCTTCAAGGACGAGGTCCGCGCCATCGGCCGCGAGCTCGGGCTGCCCGAGGCGATCGTCGGCCGCCAGCCGTTCCCCGGCCCCGGCCTCGGCATCCGCATCGTCGGCGAGGTCACCCAGGAGCGGCTCGACCTGCTCCAGGAGGCCGACGCCATCGTCCGCGCCGAGCTCACCGCCGCCGGGCTCGACGGCGAGATCTGGCAGTGCCCGGTCGTGCTCCTCGCCGACGTCCGCTCCGTCGGCGTCCAGGGCGACGGCCGCACCTACGGCCACCCGATCGTGCTGCGCCCCGTCTCCTCCGAGGACGCGATGACGGCCGACTGGACGCGACTGCCCTACGACCTGCTCGCCCGCATCTCCAACCGCATCACCAACGAGGTGAGCGGCGTGAATCGCGTGGTGCTCGATGTGACCTCGAAGCCGCCGGGCACCATCGAGTGGGAGTAG